Proteins encoded in a region of the Botrytis cinerea B05.10 chromosome 11, complete sequence genome:
- the Bcret3 gene encoding Bcret3: MAPNMSLFSVNAIIILNAEDGSRVFTKYYAPPHHNSSSPAAPYPDQKSQKAFEKGLLEKTQKQNADIILYDNRIVLYKSESDVMMYVVGGVDENEIMLYNVILALRDSLHLLFKQSVDKRTIIENYDLLSLAVDEMVDDGIILETDPTIIVQRVSKAPTQDVAQLKGIDLSEQGMNNLAQFGKAKLGDWLRQGL, encoded by the exons ATGGCGCCCAATATGTCTCTTTTCTCCGTCAATGCCATCATAATCCTCAATGCCGAAGATGGCTCGCGAGTATTCACCAAATACTACGCACCACCCCACCACAACTCTTCTT CTCCAGCAGCACCATACCCCGATCAAAAATCGCAAAAAGCATTCGAGAAAGGCCTCCTCGAAAAGACCCAAAAGCAAAACGCTGATATCATCCTCTACGACAATCGcattgtattatataagagCGAGAGCGATGTTATGATGTATGTTGTTGGAGGagtggatgagaatgagattaTGCTTTACAATGTTATTTTGGCTTTGAGGGATTCTTTGCATCTGCTATTCAA ACAATCTGTAGACAAACGGACTATAATCGAGAACTACGACCTCCTTTCTCTGGCAGTTGATGAGATGGTTGACGATGGTATTATTCTCGAAACAGACCCCACGATTATCGTCCAAAGAGTCAGCAAGGCGCCTACGCAAGATGTGGCACAATTGAAGGGTATTGATTTGAGCGAGCAAGGCATGAACAATTTGGCACAATTCGGAAAGGCCAAGTTAGGAGATTGGTTGAGGCAGGGTCTGTGA
- the Bcsua5 gene encoding Bcsua5 → MPSIEVNGNAVKTRILPVNVSEVGQFNNQETLEKWELPKDLSGLQSVAEAAEYLKTQSIPVAFPTETVYGLGADATRSDAVKGIYKAKGRPSDNPLIIHVCDLTMLRSLLTSTDNQSVDADFSEIPDIYKPLIKRFWPGPLTVLLPNPSPSKLAPEVTAGLPTFGARMPSSPLALSLIRLAGVPLAAPSANASTKPSCTTAQHVHHDLDGRIEIILDGGACQVGVESTVVDGMCDPPVVLRPGGVSIDEIRECPGWEGVVKGYKDQSEIGDKAPRAPGMKYKHYSPKAKVILCENGRRIEPLFGDEALSIVVARAEETEHTKRESSSSDKPVTVGIISTLEWRFRPGGEDYAGYNIQIHDDGEKGTIDIEGDLQSNEFALYTTKQKPWIEKPSHQTTGWHLANCLKISLGSEIKDIAHGLFSALRELDQKGCDVIFVEGIKDEGDIAAAVMNRLRKAATVIER, encoded by the coding sequence ATGCCTTCTATTGAAGTGAACGGCAACGCCGTTAAAACTCGCATTCTCCCAGTCAATGTGTCTGAGGTTGGGCAATTCAATAATCAGGAAACCCTTGAGAAATGGGAGCTCCCCAAGGATCTCTCTGGACTACAATCTGTCGCAGAAGCAGCAGAGTACCTCAAGACACAAAGCATACCTGTAGCCTTTCCAACAGAGACTGTTTATGGATTGGGTGCAGATGCGACGCGAAGCGATGCTGTGAAAGGGATATACAAGGCTAAAGGGCGGCCATCAGATAATCCACTGATTATACATGTTTGCGATCTTACCATGCTACGCAGTCTCTTGACCTCGACCGATAACCAAAGCGTCGATGCTGATTTTTCAGAGATCCCAGATATCTACAAACCACTAATTAAACGCTTCTGGCCTGGTCCCTTGACTGTTCTTTTACCAAATCCATCCCCCAGCAAATTGGCACCAGAAGTAACAGCAGGTCTACCAACATTCGGCGCACGCATGCCAAGCTCTCCTCTTGCGCTTTCTTTGATACGTCTCGCTGGTGTCCCACTCGCCGCCCCATCTGCAAATGCCTCTACGAAGCCTTCCTGCACAACAGCCCAACATGTGCATCACGATCTTGATGGCAGAATCGAAATAATACTCGACGGTGGTGCGTGTCAGGTCGGAGTAGAAAGTACGGTTGTAGATGGCATGTGCGATCCTCCTGTCGTTCTTAGACCTGGTGGTGTGAGTATTGATGAGATTCGAGAATGTCCTGGCTGGGAAGGTGTGGTAAAAGGATACAAAGACCAAAGCGAAATTGGAGACAAGGCACCCAGAGCACCGGGAATGAAATACAAACATTACAGCCCCAAGGCGAAGGTCATATTGTGCGAGAATGGGCGCAGAATTGAACCTCTTTTCGGCGATGAAGCGCTCTCAATCGTAGTAGCACGAGCTGAAGAGACGGAGCATACTAAGCGCGAGTCTTCATCTTCCGACAAGCCAGTCACAGTTGGTATTATATCTACTCTAGAATGGAGGTTTCGACCCGGGGGTGAAGATTATGCTGgctataatattcaaatacatGATGACGGAGAAAAAGGGACTATAGACATAGAAGGGGACTTGCAGTCAAACGAGTTCGCGCTCTACACAACAAAGCAGAAACCTTGGATTGAAAAACCGAGTCATCAGACGACAGGCTGGCATTTGGCGAACTGTCTGAAAATTTCTCTGGGCAGTGAAATCAAAGACATTGCCCATGGTCTCTTTTCAGCCCTGCGCGAGCTGGATCAAAAAGGATGTGATGTCATTTTTGTGGAAGGCATCAAAGACGAGGGAGATATTGCGGCAGCAGTCATGAATAGGCTTCGAAAAGCAGCCACGGTCATTGAAAGATAG